One Ilumatobacter fluminis genomic window, GTCACCGGACTCCAGGTCGAGATCCTGCCGACCGAACCACTCGGTCCGGCCGACACGGTCGCCGTCGACGTGCGCATGGTCGCGCCGGCGTTCGACCCGGACGCCGACTACACCGCCGATACGGCCCAACCCGACGAGATCACCTACAACACGGTCGGCACGACCGGTCGGATCGTCGATGCACAGGGCGCCCCGGTGAACTACACCCTGCCGTCCGAGCCGCCACGCGTTGGTGCGGCGCTGGCGAACGGTCCGCTGCGCGTGCTGAAGATCGTCAGCGGCGATGCCTCGCAATGGGCACCCGCCTCGTTCCCGGCGACGCTGTCGTGCGTGTCGGCCGGCGAGGACGTCCCCCTGCCCGACGACGTCGCCCGGCTCACCCTGGTGCCTGGCGACCCGCAGGTGATCAACAACCTGCCGTGGGGTGCCGACTGCACCCTCTCCGAGGAGACCGACCAGGGCCAGACGTCGGCCACCTCGACGACGGCGACCGTCGGTCGCGACGACCAGCTGATCAGGACGGTCGAACTCGTCAACGTGTACGACGACGCGCCGCTCACGATCGAGAAGGTCGTCGACTCCGACGCCGTCGACGCCGACGGCGAGCCCGTGGAGTACGGCCCGTTCACCGTCACGGTCGACTGCACCTTCCTCGAGTCGCCCGTGTACGCCGACGGCTACGGCCCGGCGACACCGATGACGTTCGTGCTCGACGACGGCGACAGCGTCACGCTGACCGGTCTCCCGGTCGGAGCGTCGTGTGCGATCGAGGAGACCGACGCCAAGGGAGCGACCACCACGATCGAGGTCGTCGCCGGTGACGACGAGACCACCGACGACGGCACCAGCACGACGGTCGAGCTCCCCGAGGGCGACGTCGACGTCACCGTCACGAACTCGTACGGGGTCGGCTCGGTCGAGATCGAGAAGGTCGTCGACGGCAACACGGACGCCCCCGGTGCCGCCGGGCCGTTCGTGATCGCCGTGACGTGCACGCTCGTCGACGAGTCGGGCACGCGGGTCGTGTACGACGGCGAGGTGTTCCTCGGCGGCCCGAACCCGCTCGCCGCGACGATCGACGATCTGGCGGTGGGCGCACGCTGCGAGTTCGTCGAGACCGAGACCAGCGCTGCGGACGCGTCGTCGATCGAACCCGCCGACGGCGTCGTCGTCGGCGACGGCACGGTCGAGACGGTCACCGTCACCAACACGTACACGACCGGCTCGGTGCGTGTGGTCAAGGAAGTCACCGGCAACCCGACGGCACCGGGTGCTGCAGGCCCGTTCACCATCTCGATGGTGTGCACCCTCGTCGGCGACTTCGGCACCGTGACCACGGTGTACGACGACGACATCGTGCTGGGCGGTGGCAACCCGCTGAGCGTGACCGTCGACGGTCTGCCGACCGGAGCCCGCTGCATCGTCACCGAGGACGACCCGGGGCTGGCAACGCCCACCGTCGAACCGGCCGGTGGCGTCGTCGTCGGCGACGCGACCACGGTGACCGTGACGGTCAGAAACTTCTTCCAGGTGACGCCGCTGCCTCCCACCGGTGGTTCCGTCGGTCGATCGCTCCAGACCGCGATGCTCGGTCTGGTGGCCGGAGTCGTGGCCCTCGGCGTGTCTCGGCGTCGGGCCCGGTGAGTACACGCGTCATCACGACAGCCGGTTCCAGCCCGGCTAGGTTCGCCCGGTATGGGGCAGCGTGGGGTAGCTCGAGTCCTGTCGGCCTGGTCGATCGCGACGGTCGGAACGGTCGCCGTCGCGATGGCGCCACCGGCCTCGCCGGTGGCCGCGCAGGAGACCGGTGTCGCCAATCCGTCGATCGCGGATTCGTGCGGCACCGACGTCACGCTCGTGCTCGACGCGTCGGGTTCGATCGAGTCGTCGGGAGCCGTCGATCAGGTCCGAGACGCTGGCGAGGCGTTCCTCGACGCGCTCGCTGACACCGGCTCCAACGCCAGGGTCCTCCAATTCGCCACCTTCTCGGAGGAACTGGCCGGCTTCGCCGAAGTGACCGAGTCGTCGCTGCAGAGCGGCGGCGTGTTCCGCGGTGCGATCGACGACTACTACCAGCCGAAGCCGCCCCGTCCGAACGGCGTCAACATCTACAGCTACGACGGATCGGGTGATCCGTCGTCGTCGAACAACTGGCGGAGCTCGAACAACAGCAACCAGTACACGAACTGGCAGCAGAGCCTCGGGCAGGCCGGTGACGAGCCGTCCGAGCTCGTCGTGTACATCACCGACGGCGACCCCACCGCATACGACTTCGACCAGCCGACCGACCCGTTCGACCAGGGCCCGCCCCCCGATGTCGGCATGAACACCAATCGTGGGTCGGCCGACGCCGTGACGATGGCGCGGGCCACCGCCGCCGCCGACTCGATCAAGTCGGCCGACACCCGGATGCTGGCCGTCGGGGTGGGGAAGGCCCTGAACAACGACGACAGCGAGGAGCGACTGAAGGCGATCGCCGGCCCGCAGGTCGTCCGCGACGCAGACCTCGGGTCGGTGACGAGCATCAACGACGTCGACGTCGCGCTCGTACAGGATTTCGACGACCTCGCCGCGTTCCTGCGCGGTGTCGTGAGCGAACTCTGCTCGCCGTCGCTGTCGATCCGTAAGCTCGCCCAGACGGCCGGCAGCGCGAGCTACGACCCGGCACCCGGCTGGGACATCACCGTCACCCCGACGGTCAACGGCGGCACGTTCGAGTGGATCCTGCCCGACACCGACCCCGTCGAAGCGGCGTTCTGCGGCAATCCCGTCGACCCGAACGACGGTGCGCCACGCATGTGCGAGACGAACGCGCAAGGTCTCGCGAACTTCCAGTGGGAGCCCGACCCATCCGACGCCTCCACGTCGGCCACCGTCGTCGAGGCGCTGCAGCCCGGCTACACCGCCGGGCGCCCCGACGCCGACGACTGGACGTGCCGCCTCAAGAACATCGACGGTACGGAGGAGACACAGAGCGGCGAGCTCGACGACGGCAACGGTTTCGCGCTCGACGTCGACAGCCAGCAGATCATCACCTGCAGCATCTACAACAGCTTCGACTACCAGCCCGACATCGAACTGACGAAGGTCAACGCACCGACGATCGTCCGTGGTGACCTGTCCGAGACCGACCGAGCCGTGACGTCGACGTACACCGTGTCGATCCCGCCGAGCGGCAACACCCCGCTGAGCGGGGTGACCGTGTCCGACGACTCGGGGGAGCGATCCTGCTCCGGCATCGCCTACGTCAGCGGTGACACGAACGGCAACCGGATCCTCGATCTCGACGAGACGTGGACGTTCTCGTGCACGTCGATCGCCCCGGCCGTCAGCGGCAACTACGACAACGTCGCCGACGTCGTCGGTACGGCACCCGATCAGCAGCACGTGACCGACACCGCCACCGACGACGTCGACGTCGTCACGCCCGACATCGCCCTGACCAAGGTCGTGAGTGGTGCCGGTGAAGGCCCGGCCGACGACATCGAGGTGCCGACCGGCACCGACGTGACGTACACGTTCACCGCGACGAACACGGGCGACACCACGCTCGACGGCGTCACCCTCACCGACCCGAACTGCGACGACGGCACGATCACGCCCGCCTCGTACGACGATGTCCAACCCGGCGCCTCGGTCGACTTCAGCTGCACCACGGCCAACGTCACCGAGAGCGTCGTGAACGTCGCCCAGGTGACCGGAACGCCCGACATCCCGGGCTACACCGGGCCGAACCCGCCGGTCACGGCGAACGCCACCGCCACCGTCGAGGTGTACTCCGAGGCGATCGAGCTCACGAAATCGGTCGACGAGCCGATCGTGTTCGCCGGCACCGACGTGACCTACACCTACGAGGTACGACTCGGTGCCGACTCCGTGTCGCTCGCTCCCACCGACGCCGCCGGCAACCCGGTATCCCGCGACAACTGGGTGATCGATCCGCTGTGCGCCACGCCCACCTACACCGGGGGCGACGGCGGCACGATCGGCGTGCTCGAGGTCGGCGAGGTGTGGGTGTACTCGTGTACGACCACGATCGAACTCGCCGACGTCAACGGCCCCGGAACCTCGGTGATCAACGTCGCCGACGTCTTCGGCCGATCGGCCGACAACCCGGGTGCGCCCGTCGTCACCGACGAGGCGATCGCGACCGTGATCATCCTCGAGCCGGTCGTCGACGTCAGCAAGACCGTGTCGCGCAGCACCGTCCTCGACCCGCCGACCACGTGCCCACCGAGCACGCTGGCGTGCGAACCGATCATCGGTCCCGACGCCCCCACGCCGCGAACCGTCGACTACCGGTTCGAGGTGACGAACCCGGGCATCGTCCCGCTCGACCTGTCGAACGGCGCCCTGCCCTACGACCCGAACGACGCTCGCATCGTCGACGAGGTCGACGGTTCCCCGTTCTGCGATCCGGCCTACGTCGACGGCGACGACGGTGACGGCCTGCTCGAATCGGACGAGGTGTGGCGCTACGAGTGCCTCGACATCGCACTCAGCAAGGCCGACACGACCAACGGATTCGACGTGCCGAACACGGTGACCGTGACGGCCAACGGCATCCTGCCCGGCGACGTGCGCAGCCCCGACACGGTCGAGGCGCAGGACACCGCGTCGACACAGGTCGTCACCCCGAACCTCACCCTGACGAAGACACCGTCGGCGACGCTCGTCCGACCCGGCACCGACGTCACCTACACCTACGAGGTGACGAACTCGGGCGACCCGGTCGGTCTCTTCCCGTTCCTCGTGATCGACGACCGCTGCGCCCCCGTCGAGTACGTGTCCGGCGACGCCGCTCCGTCGAACGGGTTGATCGACGGTGGTGAGACGTGGCAGTTCAGCTGCACCGAGACACTCGATCTGCCCGACGACCCCGACACCCCGGCAATCGAGAACACGGTGACGAACGAGGCCGTCGTAGCTGCGATCGGCCCGCTCGGCAACATCTACGTCCGTGACGCCACGGCCGAGGTGCAGGTCTTCGATCCCGACATCACGCTCACCAAGGTCGTCGACGACGACTTCGTGCCGGTCGGGACCGACGTCACCTACACCTTCACCGTGACGAACTCCGGTGACGACGTCACCCTCGACGACCTCACCGACATCCTGCTCGCCGACGCCTCCGACCCGCCGCAGCCGTC contains:
- a CDS encoding DUF7507 domain-containing protein, with the protein product MGQRGVARVLSAWSIATVGTVAVAMAPPASPVAAQETGVANPSIADSCGTDVTLVLDASGSIESSGAVDQVRDAGEAFLDALADTGSNARVLQFATFSEELAGFAEVTESSLQSGGVFRGAIDDYYQPKPPRPNGVNIYSYDGSGDPSSSNNWRSSNNSNQYTNWQQSLGQAGDEPSELVVYITDGDPTAYDFDQPTDPFDQGPPPDVGMNTNRGSADAVTMARATAAADSIKSADTRMLAVGVGKALNNDDSEERLKAIAGPQVVRDADLGSVTSINDVDVALVQDFDDLAAFLRGVVSELCSPSLSIRKLAQTAGSASYDPAPGWDITVTPTVNGGTFEWILPDTDPVEAAFCGNPVDPNDGAPRMCETNAQGLANFQWEPDPSDASTSATVVEALQPGYTAGRPDADDWTCRLKNIDGTEETQSGELDDGNGFALDVDSQQIITCSIYNSFDYQPDIELTKVNAPTIVRGDLSETDRAVTSTYTVSIPPSGNTPLSGVTVSDDSGERSCSGIAYVSGDTNGNRILDLDETWTFSCTSIAPAVSGNYDNVADVVGTAPDQQHVTDTATDDVDVVTPDIALTKVVSGAGEGPADDIEVPTGTDVTYTFTATNTGDTTLDGVTLTDPNCDDGTITPASYDDVQPGASVDFSCTTANVTESVVNVAQVTGTPDIPGYTGPNPPVTANATATVEVYSEAIELTKSVDEPIVFAGTDVTYTYEVRLGADSVSLAPTDAAGNPVSRDNWVIDPLCATPTYTGGDGGTIGVLEVGEVWVYSCTTTIELADVNGPGTSVINVADVFGRSADNPGAPVVTDEAIATVIILEPVVDVSKTVSRSTVLDPPTTCPPSTLACEPIIGPDAPTPRTVDYRFEVTNPGIVPLDLSNGALPYDPNDARIVDEVDGSPFCDPAYVDGDDGDGLLESDEVWRYECLDIALSKADTTNGFDVPNTVTVTANGILPGDVRSPDTVEAQDTASTQVVTPNLTLTKTPSATLVRPGTDVTYTYEVTNSGDPVGLFPFLVIDDRCAPVEYVSGDAAPSNGLIDGGETWQFSCTETLDLPDDPDTPAIENTVTNEAVVAAIGPLGNIYVRDATAEVQVFDPDITLTKVVDDDFVPVGTDVTYTFTVTNSGDDVTLDDLTDILLADASDPPQPSCESPTLTDDGDGDDILSVGEVWTYECSDSIQVPTLNVAGVRGTDIADGFVFDFAGAYVAVYEAGIDIVKSASPTVLDEPGGPVTYSYDVTNTGNVPLANVVDQIADDTCSPVTYVAGDDDGNGLLTGDGDLFETGPAEVWTFTCETVVTRDTVNTVTVEGTPVDPGSPEPLGPNVTDADTAEVIVTGVNPPDVTTTTSVTPFPPTPTIPPTGGGGRSGLPIAALLLVAGGALLMVTRRRRPA